Proteins encoded in a region of the Panicum hallii strain FIL2 chromosome 3, PHallii_v3.1, whole genome shotgun sequence genome:
- the LOC112887764 gene encoding non-specific lipid transfer protein GPI-anchored 2-like: MAAAHHQQRPRAAAALLLVAVAALLLASAPPSGAQPLPSPAAAAPGPSGSGGIDPACMTSLLNMSDCLTYVTKGSTARRPDAPCCPELAGLVGSNPVCLCELLSGAADSYGIAVDYDRALALPGICRVATPPVSTCTAMGYHVHVGPAAAPMSGSPSPMSGMAPSGEGPVFPGTSPVASPPSSTSHAARRSSSACGIHLAALAMLPLAAAAAAASGML; this comes from the exons atggcggcggcgcacCATCAGCAGCgtccgcgggcggcggcggcgctcctcctcgtggcggtggcggcgctgctgctggcGTCGGCGCCGCCGAGCGGGGCGCAGCCGCTGCCATCGCCGGCTGCGGCTGCGCCGGGGCCGTCGGGCTCCGGCGGGATCGACCCGGCGTGCATGACGTCGCTGCTCAACATGTCGGACTGCCTGACGTACGTGACCAAGGGGAGCACGGCGCGGCGGCCCGACGCGCCGTGCTGCCCGGAGCTGGCGGGGCTGGTGGGCTCCAACCCGGTCTGCCTCTGCGAGCTCCTCTCCGGCGCCGCCGACTCCTACGGCATCGCCGTCGACTACGACCGCGCGCTCGCGCTCCCGGGGATCTGCCGCGTCGCCACCCCGCCCGTCTCCACCTGCACAG CTATGGGGTATCACGTCCACGTGGGCCCAGCTGCGGCGCCCATGTCAGGATCTCCGTCGCCCATGTCAGGCATGGCTCCCTCCGGGGAGGGCCCAGTTTTCCCAG GGACATCGCCGGTCGCGTCGCCTCCGTCCTCGACCAGCCACGCGGCGcggcgctcctcctccgcctgcggcatccacctcgccgccctcgccatgctgccgctcgccgccgccgccgccgccgccagcgggATGCTCTAG